The Vicingaceae bacterium genome contains the following window.
GCAAAAAGAAACTGCTTACATGATATTAAATTTGCACTTGGGCAATCCTGTGAACACGCCCTTGCATTTGACTCAAACATTGGATGAGTTGATATCTGAAGCGAAAGAATATCCGGGACAATTATTGAATGTCAATTTCAATCCTGAGCAGACCGAAGAATTCAAAACAGCCGAAACCCAGGAATTGCTGATGAAGCTCAATCTGAAAAAAGAAAAGTTTTCTTTTTTACCCTCATTGGGTGCTTTTTATACTCATCAAGAACAGGCCTTCCGCAATAAATTCAATTTTTTTGACAGCAATCAGTCCTGGTTTCCGGCAGATATATGGGGAATCAATGTGAAGTTTCCTATTTTGAAAGGGGGTATGCGATTGGCTAAAATGTCGCAGGCACGCCTGGATTGGCAAAAAGCCGGAATTATGAAAGAAAATGTATCCAATACACTTCAATTGCAATTTCAATCCGCCAAGAATGATTTTATTTCGGCCCTTGACGAATTGAACAAACAAGAAAAAAATGCCACACTGGCTAAAGAAATTTATCTGCAAACCGTGGAAAAATATAAAAACGGGACAGCATCAGGCATGGAGTTAAACCAAACCTATACGCAATGGATGATGGCTTATTCATCCTATTTGGCTGCATCGATGGAAGTTTTAAATAAAAAATCAACTTTAGAAAACATATTGAATTAGTAAAACTATGAGAAAAATTCTTTTGGTATCGTTAGTGGCAATACTGGCCGCATGCCGGTCAGGCAATCATGAAAACAGTGATTTGAGCCGTTTAATAGAAAAACGGGATTCTTTAAAAAAACAAATAGATCAACTAAGAGAAGAGTTGGATGAAGTAAACCAAAAAATTACCGATTTACAACAAGACAGTGCCGCATTGTTGTATGTATCAACAATTAAAGTAGACCCTCAAACATTTGACATTACCTTGAGTTTCAGTGGGAACGTTAATGCGCGTCATGCCGCCCAAATCATGCCCGAAGCACAAGGTAAAATCATAGCCATAAACGTGAGAGAAGGTGACAGGGTCAAA
Protein-coding sequences here:
- a CDS encoding transporter produces the protein MKKFLTTIWMLALCQFLLAGGDTIRLSLKEAVDYAMQHNPQIRTSEKDMLIARQKVWETTGIGLPQLNSEFNFQNNIKRPTTVIPANAFNPAAPADQLIPVQFGTNYNATLNISASQLIFDGTYIVGLQASRTYQQLSEIQYAKNQDDIKSQIEQAYTTCLLADNNLLIADSALSSTLKIFEDSKEMYKLGIIDKITLQQAEINYLNAKNMSARAHRQKETAYMILNLHLGNPVNTPLHLTQTLDELISEAKEYPGQLLNVNFNPEQTEEFKTAETQELLMKLNLKKEKFSFLPSLGAFYTHQEQAFRNKFNFFDSNQSWFPADIWGINVKFPILKGGMRLAKMSQARLDWQKAGIMKENVSNTLQLQFQSAKNDFISALDELNKQEKNATLAKEIYLQTVEKYKNGTASGMELNQTYTQWMMAYSSYLAASMEVLNKKSTLENILN